The Pan troglodytes isolate AG18354 chromosome 7, NHGRI_mPanTro3-v2.0_pri, whole genome shotgun sequence genome has a window encoding:
- the CA1 gene encoding carbonic anhydrase 1 isoform X1, with product MASPDWGYDDKNGPEQWSKLYPIANGNNQSPVDIKTSETKHDTSLKPISVSYNPATAKEIINVGHSFHVNFEDNDNRSVLKGGPFSDSYRLFQFHFHWGSTNEHGSEHTVDGVKYSAELHIAHWNSAKYSNLAEAASKADGLAVIGVLMKVGEANPKLQKVLDALQAIKTKGKRAPFTNFDPSTLLPSSLDFWTYPGSLTHPPLYESVTWIICKESISVSSEQLAQFRSLLSNVEGDNAVPMQHNNRPTQPLKGRTVRASF from the exons ATGGCAAGTCCAGACTGGGGATATGATGACAAAAATG GTCCTGAACAATGGAGCAAGCTGTATCCCATTGCCAATGGAAATAACCAGTCCCCTGTTGATATTAAAACCAGTGAAACCAAACATGACACCTCTCTGAAACCTATTAGTGTCTCCTACAACCCAGCCACAGCCAAAGAAATTATCAATGTGGGACATTCCTTCCATGTAAATTTTGAGGACAACGATAACCGATCAG TGCTGAAAGGTGGTCCTTTCTCTGACAGCTACAGGCTCTTTCAGTTCCATTTTCACTGGGGCAGTACAAATGAGCATGGTTCAGAACATACAGTGGATGGAGTCAAATATTCTGCCGAG CTTCACATAGCTCACTGGAATTCTGCAAAGTACTCCAACCTCGCTGAAGCTGCCTCAAAGGCTGATGGTTTGGCAGTTATTGGTGTTTTGATGAAG GTTGGTGAGGCCAACCCAAAGCTGCAGAAAGTACTTGATGCCCTCCAAGCAATTAAAACCAAG GGCAAACGAGCCCCATTCACAAATTTTGACCCCTCTACTCTCCTTCCTTCATCCCTGGATTTCTGGACCTACCCTGGCTCTCTGACTCATCCTCCTCTTTATGAGAGTGTAACTTGGATCATCTGTAAGGAGAGCATCAGTGTCAGCTCAGAGCAG CTGGCACAATTCCGCAGCCTTCTATCAAATGTTGAAGGTGATAACGCTGTCCCCATGCAGCACAACAACCGCCCAACCCAACCTCTGAAGGGCAGAACAGTGAGAGCTTCATTTTGA